Proteins co-encoded in one Dreissena polymorpha isolate Duluth1 chromosome 12, UMN_Dpol_1.0, whole genome shotgun sequence genomic window:
- the LOC127852175 gene encoding uncharacterized protein LOC127852175 isoform X19 — MTKTKLDYLLQTGIITKKKELALSSRKNVPYMFVHKTIQEFLASLYIERNQTEIEDIMNVIQSVYCDADSILDIGQLFIFTCGMCAPAAERMSQHIMDVITCDFESKLHCMFEQATDIYATVSVAQGIVLDGFIERVANEQPCLQLTLSHVSLDDLKNKKINENDALKTLIDMNISNIISLDTRCIDLAQEESYRAQEIISQSRETLSYCRIWLIGECPFDLQGLKLKYLSCWQTDISNLDCTYMHACEIWANTLLSVECIFQSMSVTGKNIRLLKLGYFAIPIDLLCSTLPNLTTLHTLILVQTNISDKQLYFLPESIRKVVYQYVKVSAQHIKSIVEWSKSRDACVSCELCPSYLYDEDEICQWIQRQDSIDISRRELEDNAIYISWSTILSN; from the coding sequence ATGACGAAAACAAAACTTGATTACTTACTTCAGACAGGGATTATCACAAAGAAAAAAGAGTTGGCGCTTAGCTCGCGAAAGAATGTTCCATACAtgtttgtacacaaaacaattcaGGAGTTTCTAGCGTCGTTGTATATTGAAAGGAATCAGACGGAAATTGAAGACATCATGAACGTCATACAGTCGGTGTATTGTGATGCTGATTCTATTCTGGACATTGGTCAGTTATTTATCTTCACGTGTGGAATGTGTGCTCCAGCGGCTGAAAGAATGTCACAGCACATCATGGATGTCATAACATGCGACTTTGAAAGCAAGCTGCATTGTATGTTTGAACAGGCGACTGATATATATGCCACGGTTTCTGTAGCACAAGGAATTGTATTGGATGGCTTTATTGAAAGGGTGGCAAATGAACAGCCGTGCTTACAACTGACACTCAGTCATGTATCacttgacgatttaaaaaataaaaagatcaATGAAAACGATGCTTTAAAGACGTTAATCGATATGAACATATCAAACATCATTAGCCTTGATACACGATGTATTGACTTAGCTCAAGAGGAATCATATCGTGCACAGGAAATTATTTCGCAATCAAGAGAAACATTGTCGTATTGTCGTATCTGGCTTATTGGCGAGTGTCCATTTGACTTACAGGGTCTAAAACTCAAGTATTTATCATGTTGGCAAACTGATATAAGTAATTTAGACTGCACCTATATGCATGCGTGTGAAATATGGGCAAACACACTTTTATCAGTTGAGTGCATCTTTCAATCGATGTCTGTCACTGGTAAAAATATTAGACTTCTAAAGCTGGGGTATTTTGCAATACCAATTGATCTTCTCTGTTCAACTCTTCCAAACCTGACAACTCTACACACACTAATATTAGTACAAACAAACATTTCGGATAAACAGCTCTACTTCCTTCCTGAATCGATCAGAAAGGTAGTTTATCAATACGTTAAGGTTTCCGCTCAACATATAAAGTCGATTGTGGAATGGTCAAAGTCACGGGACGCGTGTGTGTCTTGCGAATTGTGTCCCTCCTATTTATATGATGAAGATGAGATTTGTCAATGGATTCAGCGGCAGGACAGCATTGATATTTCGCGACGTGAATTAGAAGATAATGCTATCTATATTTCCTGGAGCACCATTTTATCTAACTGA